The following are from one region of the Stanieria cyanosphaera PCC 7437 genome:
- a CDS encoding DUF411 domain-containing protein — protein MNKLFKKWSLLIPVTALCLIGAMSLSSEKALSNSSTVTDDSKNIAYASVWDRETELNYSGTLNMSVYRSPSCGCCGEWVKHAKKHGFKIKDIKTDNMETLKQKYNVPLELASCHTTIIDGYVMEGHIPADDIKRFLKEKPQSVGLTVPGMPLGTPGMEAGDKKQPFQVLAFNNQGEIEVFKEYQSY, from the coding sequence ATGAATAAATTATTTAAAAAATGGTCGCTACTGATACCTGTAACTGCTCTATGTTTAATCGGAGCAATGTCTTTGTCTTCTGAAAAAGCTCTCAGTAATTCTTCAACAGTTACAGATGATTCTAAAAATATTGCCTACGCCAGTGTTTGGGATCGAGAAACAGAACTAAATTATTCAGGAACATTGAATATGAGTGTATATCGCAGTCCATCCTGCGGTTGTTGTGGAGAATGGGTAAAACACGCAAAAAAACATGGTTTTAAAATTAAAGATATTAAAACCGATAATATGGAAACACTGAAACAAAAATATAATGTGCCTCTAGAGCTAGCATCTTGTCATACAACTATTATTGATGGTTATGTCATGGAAGGACACATCCCCGCAGATGACATTAAACGCTTTCTGAAAGAAAAACCCCAATCCGTTGGTTTAACTGTACCTGGAATGCCTTTAGGAACACCAGGAATGGAAGCGGGAGATAAAAAACAACCATTTCAAGTATTAGCATTTAACAATCAGGGTGAAATTGAAGTATTCAAAGAATATCAATCTTATTAA
- a CDS encoding multicopper oxidase family protein → MVKLNRRKFIVLGTVGAGVAVISNWLSQESISSQPLSQSSLNLSSLYQSSNGLLELDLEAKESVVDLGGKQAYLLTYNGQVPAPRLEAKPGDKVRIHFTNNLAQPTNIHYHGLHIPITGNADNVFLNIEPREKLTYEFQIPTNHPSGTFWYHPHLHGMTAEQLFGGLAGLFIIRGEIDEIPEIKAAKEEFLVLQDFSLDEEGRLLSSMHMSLMMGREGELITVNGQINPSLSISANGLLRLRILNASTSRFYRLMIKNHSFDQIATDGNALNEPIEVNELLLTPGQRADVLVKGNQEPSQYRLLNLPYDRGSMGMMGGGMMGGRGMGMMGGNHLDAPITIATINYQSSVQSLPLPTKFTTISALPKPEIVRSFELNHGMNPMVGMAFLINGQPYNKNSMDTIVKLNTIEDWEITNTDVMDHPFHIHGNAFQVISRNGQPESLLAWRDTVLVPRGETVRIRTSFRDFVGKTVYHCHIFDHEDLGMMGNLVIEA, encoded by the coding sequence ATGGTTAAACTTAACCGTCGTAAATTTATTGTTTTGGGGACTGTCGGGGCAGGAGTAGCTGTAATCAGTAATTGGCTATCGCAAGAAAGCATTTCTAGCCAACCTTTGTCTCAATCATCTCTTAATCTTTCTTCTTTATACCAAAGCAGCAATGGCTTATTAGAACTAGATTTAGAAGCGAAAGAAAGTGTAGTAGATTTAGGTGGAAAACAAGCATATCTCTTAACTTATAACGGACAAGTTCCTGCACCGCGTTTAGAAGCAAAACCAGGAGATAAGGTTCGTATTCACTTCACTAACAATCTTGCTCAACCGACTAACATTCACTATCACGGTTTACACATTCCCATTACAGGTAATGCCGATAATGTTTTCCTTAATATTGAACCAAGAGAAAAACTAACCTACGAATTTCAGATTCCAACCAATCATCCTTCGGGTACATTTTGGTATCATCCTCACTTGCACGGTATGACGGCAGAGCAGTTGTTTGGAGGTTTAGCGGGTTTATTTATCATCCGTGGAGAAATAGACGAAATTCCCGAAATTAAGGCAGCAAAAGAAGAATTTTTAGTATTGCAAGATTTTTCCTTAGACGAAGAAGGAAGGCTTTTATCCTCGATGCATATGTCCCTAATGATGGGACGAGAAGGAGAGTTAATTACGGTAAATGGTCAAATAAATCCTAGTTTGTCTATATCTGCTAATGGTTTACTGCGCTTGAGAATTCTCAATGCTTCTACCTCTCGTTTTTATCGACTGATGATAAAAAATCATTCTTTTGATCAGATTGCTACTGACGGCAATGCATTAAATGAACCTATAGAAGTTAATGAATTATTATTAACACCAGGACAACGAGCCGATGTTTTAGTCAAGGGAAATCAAGAACCGTCACAATATCGTTTACTTAACTTACCCTACGATCGCGGTAGTATGGGCATGATGGGGGGTGGAATGATGGGTGGTAGAGGTATGGGTATGATGGGTGGAAATCACCTCGATGCACCTATAACTATAGCAACGATAAACTATCAATCCTCTGTACAATCTCTTCCTCTACCAACTAAGTTTACTACGATCTCTGCATTACCAAAACCTGAGATAGTTAGAAGTTTTGAACTCAATCATGGTATGAATCCTATGGTGGGTATGGCTTTTTTAATTAATGGGCAGCCTTACAATAAAAACAGCATGGATACTATAGTTAAACTCAATACTATCGAAGATTGGGAAATAACTAATACTGACGTAATGGATCATCCCTTTCATATTCACGGCAATGCTTTTCAAGTTATTAGTCGGAATGGTCAACCAGAATCATTACTTGCTTGGCGAGATACTGTTTTAGTGCCTAGGGGTGAAACCGTGCGCATTCGCACCTCTTTCCGCGATTTTGTGGGGAAAACTGTTTATCACTGCCATATTTTCGACCACGAAGATTTAGGCATGATGGGTAACTTAGTGATTGAAGCGTAA
- a CDS encoding SulP family inorganic anion transporter, translating into MTKAKTRNFSLIPMPGLQKLLSYHPTWLRGDVLAGLTVAAYLIPQCMAYGELAGVEPVAGLWAILPPMVIYTFFGSSPQLSIGPESSTAVMTAVAIAPLAAAKSDAYSSLAALLAMIVGVICIVGYLGRLGFLANLLSKPILIGYMAGIALIMIGGQLGKIGKIEIESNAFFSQVSEFIGKLQLAHTPTFILGILVLIFLFAFQRRFPNLPIPLIAVLLSTVAVAIFNLDHRGVAVVGEIPAGLPHFVIPQVSVKEISSLVASAVGIAIVGYSDNVLTARAFANRNHYKIDANQELLALGVANFGNGLMQGFPISSSGSRTVIGDSLGSKSQLFSLVAMVAVIFVLLFLRPVLALFPKAALGAIVIYAATKLIDVAEFIRLYRFRRSEFILAIVTTIAVLITDILVGVGVAVGLSVIELFSRVARPHDAVLGTVPGLAGLHDIEDWEGATTIPGLVIYRYDAPLCFANAEDFKRRSLEAIEAELTPVEWFVLNMEANVEIDITAIDTLFELRDELAAQNITFAMSRVKQDLYLELKRAGFLKNFPAEHIYPTLAEAIAAFEQRHLQTKQN; encoded by the coding sequence ATGACCAAAGCCAAAACTCGTAACTTCTCCTTAATTCCAATGCCAGGTTTGCAAAAATTGCTGTCTTACCATCCAACGTGGTTGCGGGGAGATGTATTAGCTGGTTTGACAGTAGCAGCCTATTTAATTCCTCAGTGTATGGCTTATGGAGAGTTGGCAGGAGTTGAACCAGTAGCGGGTTTATGGGCAATTTTACCACCGATGGTGATTTATACTTTCTTTGGCTCTTCACCTCAACTTTCAATTGGTCCTGAGTCTAGTACCGCCGTCATGACAGCAGTTGCGATCGCGCCTTTAGCAGCAGCTAAAAGTGATGCTTATAGTAGTCTTGCTGCTTTACTAGCAATGATTGTGGGTGTTATTTGTATTGTTGGTTATCTGGGTCGATTAGGTTTTTTAGCTAATTTATTATCGAAGCCGATCTTAATTGGTTACATGGCTGGTATTGCTTTAATTATGATTGGCGGACAACTGGGTAAAATTGGCAAGATTGAGATTGAGTCAAATGCTTTTTTTAGTCAAGTTAGTGAATTCATCGGCAAGCTACAACTGGCTCATACTCCTACTTTTATTTTAGGAATTTTAGTTCTAATATTTTTATTTGCTTTCCAGCGTCGTTTTCCTAATTTACCTATTCCCTTAATTGCCGTTTTACTCTCTACAGTAGCGGTAGCAATTTTTAATTTGGATCATCGTGGTGTGGCTGTTGTGGGAGAGATTCCTGCTGGTTTACCTCATTTTGTGATTCCCCAAGTGTCGGTTAAAGAGATAAGTTCTTTGGTAGCTTCGGCTGTCGGAATTGCTATTGTTGGTTATTCTGATAATGTGTTGACAGCAAGAGCCTTTGCTAATCGCAACCATTATAAAATTGATGCCAATCAAGAACTGTTAGCTTTGGGTGTGGCTAATTTTGGCAATGGATTGATGCAGGGATTTCCTATTAGTAGTAGTGGCAGTCGTACTGTGATTGGAGATTCATTAGGAAGCAAAAGTCAGCTATTTTCTTTGGTGGCGATGGTGGCAGTAATTTTTGTCTTGTTATTTTTACGCCCTGTTTTGGCATTATTCCCCAAAGCTGCTTTAGGCGCGATTGTGATCTATGCTGCAACCAAACTAATCGATGTTGCTGAATTTATCAGACTTTATCGCTTTCGTCGTAGTGAGTTTATTTTGGCTATAGTAACTACCATTGCCGTATTAATCACCGATATTTTAGTAGGAGTAGGAGTTGCAGTTGGTTTATCTGTAATTGAGCTATTTTCTAGAGTTGCTCGCCCCCACGATGCCGTATTAGGTACAGTTCCTGGTTTAGCTGGACTTCATGATATCGAGGATTGGGAAGGTGCAACAACTATTCCTGGATTGGTTATTTACCGCTATGATGCACCTTTGTGTTTTGCTAATGCGGAGGATTTTAAAAGACGATCGCTTGAAGCGATTGAAGCAGAACTAACTCCTGTGGAATGGTTTGTCCTAAATATGGAAGCTAATGTCGAAATTGATATTACTGCGATTGATACTTTATTCGAGTTAAGAGATGAATTAGCTGCTCAAAATATTACCTTTGCTATGTCACGAGTTAAGCAAGATCTATATCTTGAACTCAAACGAGCAGGGTTTCTTAAAAATTTTCCAGCCGAACATATTTACCCTACTTTAGCTGAGGCGATCGCAGCTTTTGAACAACGTCATCTACAGACAAAGCAAAATTAG
- a CDS encoding NAD(P)H-quinone oxidoreductase subunit F — protein sequence MNEIFSQTIWLVPLYALVGAMLAIPWSPGIIRQTGPRPSGYINALMTFIALSHSLLALSEIWHQPVQYLSFQWLHAADLNISFDLVISPITIGALVLITGLNLAAQIYAIGYMEMDWGWARFYSLLALFEAGMSTLVLCNSLFFSYVVLEILTLGTYLLIGLWFNQSLVVTGARDAFLTKRVGDLILLMAVVALLPLAGTWNYTELAQWAKTTTIDPNIATLLCLALIAGPLGKCAQFPLHLWLDEAMEGPMPATILRNTIVVSTGAWVLIKLQPVFTLSPVASTVMIGIGSVTAIGASLIAIAQIDIKRSLSYSVSAYMGLVFIAVGTQQDETALRLLFTYAIAMSLLVMSIGGVVLNNITQDLTKYGGLWSRRPISGICYLVGAASLVAFPPLGCFWTLTEMADNLWNTHPWLVGVLVIVNGLTAFSITREFSLIFGGKPKQMTVRSPEGLWALVLPMTFGMGFALHVPILLHQWNLLPEWENLNLTVAIPLVISTLVGAGASAFIYLNEKITKPIEFKPKAVQDFFAYDLYTAQLYRVTIVFVVGLVSQIIYWFDRYLVDGVINLVGLATIFSGESLKYNVSGQTQFYFLSIFLGVILFVGVVCFPIISQFSFVLFP from the coding sequence ATGAATGAGATATTTAGTCAGACTATCTGGCTAGTACCTTTATACGCTTTAGTAGGTGCGATGCTAGCTATACCTTGGTCGCCAGGAATTATTCGTCAGACGGGACCTAGACCATCGGGTTATATTAATGCTTTAATGACTTTCATAGCGTTGAGCCATAGTTTGTTGGCTCTCTCAGAAATATGGCATCAACCAGTTCAATATTTATCATTTCAATGGCTTCATGCTGCTGATTTAAATATCTCTTTCGATCTAGTAATTTCTCCAATCACTATTGGGGCATTGGTTTTAATTACTGGTTTAAATCTCGCTGCCCAAATTTACGCCATTGGTTACATGGAAATGGATTGGGGTTGGGCGCGTTTCTACTCGCTACTAGCTTTGTTTGAAGCAGGAATGTCTACTTTAGTTTTGTGTAATTCCCTCTTCTTTAGTTATGTAGTCTTAGAAATTCTGACTCTCGGTACATACTTATTAATTGGATTGTGGTTCAACCAATCTTTAGTGGTAACTGGTGCAAGGGATGCTTTTTTAACTAAACGGGTAGGAGATTTAATTCTGCTGATGGCGGTAGTTGCTTTATTACCTTTAGCAGGGACTTGGAATTATACTGAATTAGCTCAATGGGCAAAAACCACCACAATTGACCCTAATATAGCAACTTTACTTTGTTTAGCTTTAATTGCTGGCCCTTTGGGTAAATGCGCTCAATTTCCTCTGCATCTTTGGTTAGATGAGGCGATGGAAGGACCAATGCCCGCCACTATTTTACGGAATACCATTGTTGTTTCTACAGGTGCTTGGGTATTAATCAAATTACAACCCGTGTTTACTTTATCGCCAGTCGCTTCTACGGTAATGATTGGCATCGGTTCAGTAACTGCCATTGGTGCTTCTCTAATTGCGATCGCACAAATTGATATTAAACGTTCTCTTTCCTATTCTGTCAGTGCCTACATGGGTTTAGTTTTCATTGCAGTAGGTACACAACAAGATGAAACTGCCTTGAGATTACTCTTTACTTATGCGATCGCTATGTCGTTGTTGGTAATGAGTATTGGTGGCGTGGTTTTAAATAATATTACCCAAGATCTAACCAAATACGGCGGTTTATGGTCACGTCGCCCCATATCTGGAATTTGTTACTTAGTTGGTGCAGCTTCTTTAGTTGCTTTTCCTCCTTTAGGCTGTTTTTGGACATTAACCGAAATGGCAGATAACCTTTGGAATACTCATCCCTGGTTAGTAGGAGTATTGGTGATCGTTAATGGTTTAACTGCTTTTAGCATTACTCGTGAATTTAGTCTTATTTTTGGTGGTAAACCAAAACAAATGACAGTTCGTTCTCCAGAAGGCTTATGGGCGTTGGTTTTACCGATGACATTTGGAATGGGATTTGCCTTGCACGTACCGATTTTATTACATCAATGGAATTTGTTACCTGAGTGGGAAAATCTCAATTTAACTGTTGCTATTCCCTTAGTTATTTCTACTTTGGTAGGTGCAGGTGCTTCGGCATTCATTTATCTCAATGAAAAAATTACTAAACCAATTGAATTCAAACCCAAAGCTGTACAAGACTTTTTTGCTTACGACTTATATACTGCTCAACTTTATCGCGTAACAATTGTTTTTGTAGTCGGTTTAGTTTCTCAAATTATTTATTGGTTTGACCGCTATTTAGTTGACGGAGTAATTAATTTAGTTGGGTTGGCTACAATTTTTAGTGGTGAAAGTTTAAAATACAACGTTTCTGGACAAACTCAATTTTATTTTCTGTCAATTTTCTTGGGAGTTATCTTATTCGTAGGAGTAGTTTGTTTTCCCATCATCTCTCAATTTTCCTTCGTACTTTTTCCATAA
- a CDS encoding carbonic anhydrase, with amino-acid sequence MKNTKGQMDFSRRKLMKFGAGFLGTATLASVLGINLTNSKPAIAQNELTCDQALAKLMEGNQRFIQNKRMNPHQSLEYLQSISEEQKPFAAMLGCADSRLPLEAIFDQGFGDLFVVRDAGNVATEEETGSLEFGTLVLGAKVIMVMGHYGCGAIKATLQGEEVPGTIGSILAQIEPAVKDFQGQQEDKEALKKATEANVKYQVNKLKQSSVLSELIAANQLKIVGGYFNFKTGEVTVVS; translated from the coding sequence ATGAAAAACACAAAAGGACAAATGGATTTTTCTCGACGCAAATTAATGAAGTTTGGAGCAGGCTTTTTAGGGACAGCTACATTAGCAAGTGTTTTAGGAATAAATCTTACTAATTCAAAACCAGCAATTGCTCAAAATGAACTAACTTGTGACCAAGCCTTAGCAAAATTAATGGAAGGTAATCAGCGTTTTATTCAAAATAAACGGATGAATCCTCATCAATCTTTAGAATATTTACAATCAATCTCTGAGGAACAAAAACCTTTTGCAGCGATGTTAGGTTGCGCAGATTCTCGACTTCCTCTGGAAGCGATTTTCGATCAAGGATTTGGTGATTTATTTGTGGTTCGTGATGCAGGTAATGTAGCTACAGAAGAAGAAACTGGCAGTTTGGAATTTGGTACTTTAGTGTTGGGTGCTAAAGTAATTATGGTCATGGGTCATTATGGTTGTGGTGCAATCAAAGCTACTTTACAAGGTGAAGAAGTTCCAGGCACAATCGGTAGTATTTTGGCACAGATTGAACCTGCTGTAAAAGATTTTCAAGGACAACAAGAAGATAAAGAAGCACTTAAAAAAGCAACTGAAGCTAATGTAAAGTATCAAGTAAATAAATTAAAACAATCTTCTGTTTTATCGGAATTAATTGCTGCAAATCAATTAAAAATTGTTGGAGGTTATTTTAATTTTAAAACAGGGGAAGTAACTGTAGTTTCATAA
- a CDS encoding NADH-quinone oxidoreductase subunit M encodes MLSFLLWLPIIGASIIGFLPLKIESARLRQITTVFAVIIFVWTIWLLTQFNLSTSGWQFSEYLPWAEPIGLSYSLAVDGLSLPLLALNGLLTIIAIYSIGENVERPRLYYSLILLINAGITGALVAQNLLLFVIFYELELIPFYLMIAIWGGEKRGYASIKFLLYTAVSGLLVLAAFLGIAFLNGATSFDYDLITTQGLSLNTQLILLTVLLVGFGIKIPLVPLHTWLPDAYTEASSAVTILLGGILAKLGTYGLIRFGLQLFPEAWSIVAPGLAVIGTISVLYGALSAIAQKDIKRMVAYSSIGHMGYILVAVAAGTELSILGAVAQMIAHGLILALLFHLVGIVERKVGTRDLDVLNGLMNPIRGLPLTSALLIMAGMASAGIPGLVGFVAEFIIFQGSFATFPIPTLLCIIASGLTAVYFVILLNRTCFGKLDNKLAYYPPVLRSETIPAFVLTVIILFLGIQPNWLLRWIEPTTDLLAVNISNNQIEEIAVQQLPANDLLLN; translated from the coding sequence ATGCTTAGTTTTCTACTCTGGTTACCTATTATTGGGGCTAGTATTATCGGTTTTTTACCCCTAAAAATTGAATCGGCGCGTCTCAGACAAATTACAACAGTTTTTGCAGTTATTATTTTTGTTTGGACAATCTGGTTATTAACTCAGTTTAATTTAAGTACTTCTGGATGGCAATTTTCAGAATATTTACCTTGGGCTGAACCAATTGGTTTAAGTTATAGTTTGGCAGTTGATGGTTTATCATTACCTTTGCTTGCTTTGAATGGCTTACTTACCATTATTGCTATTTATAGTATTGGAGAAAATGTTGAACGTCCCCGTCTTTATTACTCTTTAATTCTGTTAATTAATGCAGGCATAACTGGGGCTTTAGTTGCTCAGAATTTATTACTATTCGTAATCTTCTATGAGCTAGAATTGATTCCTTTTTACTTAATGATTGCAATTTGGGGAGGAGAAAAACGAGGCTATGCTTCAATTAAATTTCTGCTTTATACAGCCGTATCAGGATTATTAGTTTTAGCTGCCTTTTTAGGGATTGCTTTCCTCAATGGTGCTACCAGTTTCGATTATGATCTTATCACCACTCAAGGATTATCTTTAAACACACAACTGATTTTACTTACTGTTTTATTAGTCGGATTTGGAATTAAAATTCCTTTAGTTCCTTTGCATACTTGGTTGCCTGATGCCTATACAGAAGCTTCTTCAGCCGTTACCATTCTGTTAGGCGGGATTTTAGCTAAACTCGGAACTTATGGTTTGATTCGCTTTGGTTTACAACTATTTCCCGAAGCTTGGTCAATTGTAGCCCCTGGATTAGCAGTTATCGGTACAATTAGTGTACTTTATGGAGCTTTAAGTGCGATCGCACAAAAAGATATCAAACGCATGGTAGCCTATAGTTCCATTGGTCACATGGGTTATATTCTAGTAGCTGTTGCTGCTGGTACGGAATTAAGTATTCTCGGTGCAGTAGCACAAATGATCGCTCATGGTTTGATTCTCGCTTTATTGTTCCATTTGGTAGGTATTGTCGAACGCAAAGTAGGTACTCGCGATCTAGATGTTCTTAATGGTTTGATGAATCCTATTCGTGGTTTGCCTCTTACCAGTGCCTTATTGATTATGGCAGGTATGGCTAGTGCAGGTATTCCTGGTTTGGTGGGATTTGTAGCTGAATTTATTATTTTTCAGGGTAGTTTTGCTACGTTCCCCATTCCTACTTTACTTTGCATCATTGCTTCGGGTCTTACAGCGGTTTACTTTGTCATTCTGCTTAATCGTACTTGTTTCGGCAAATTAGATAATAAATTGGCATATTATCCTCCAGTTTTGCGTTCTGAAACTATTCCTGCCTTTGTTTTAACTGTAATTATTCTTTTCTTGGGCATTCAACCAAACTGGTTACTACGTTGGATTGAACCAACGACGGATTTATTAGCAGTCAATATTTCTAATAATCAAATTGAAGAAATTGCTGTTCAACAACTACCAGCAAACGATCTTCTATTGAATTAG
- a CDS encoding NirD/YgiW/YdeI family stress tolerance protein has protein sequence MKLTLSLLTVLSIVSVLTIPTQLSAQTPIENLKSMQGVTISGQVESVVGNNFTLNDGTGEIIVDAGPRWWHQIDLNTGESVTVVGEMGRDEFDAFSITRENGEVIDIRPSQGPPPWSGGNRRDIQR, from the coding sequence ATGAAATTAACTTTATCTTTATTGACGGTTCTGTCTATTGTTTCGGTGTTAACCATTCCAACCCAATTGTCTGCCCAAACTCCCATTGAAAACTTAAAAAGTATGCAGGGTGTTACTATTTCAGGTCAAGTTGAAAGCGTGGTTGGCAATAATTTTACTCTTAACGACGGAACAGGAGAGATAATTGTGGATGCAGGGCCTCGTTGGTGGCATCAAATCGATTTAAATACTGGGGAGTCTGTCACTGTGGTAGGAGAAATGGGTCGAGATGAATTTGATGCTTTCTCCATCACCCGTGAAAATGGCGAGGTAATCGATATTCGACCATCTCAAGGTCCTCCTCCTTGGTCTGGAGGTAACAGAAGAGACATTCAAAGATAA
- a CDS encoding CO2 hydration protein, translated as MVQTPIKQPTAKLPPSTHQFADVIHRLEAGGSMLPDTPENLMQIIGIYKAYAVPMDFYWRDLLYIAERVFLEPLPFFKYFLPKEYLDLHNHYAGDDADLRIWRGEATAHPELLEFMEKGKTFKMPKLFHHLWHDRINMEFAEACMRAMLWHGRDMGWGKFDAYLDTEEYKANADRAIKAYFKYNPAMLGLYKLFPDMFLEQVRQLSYYSNLGLFWEVMAPVFFEMSDIYDEGGFKGVPDAMNFLVNGIFAIAGRPIYHHVYIRGECYEIIPKSKGFTWLYEAALPYVEAVFYRTAPFRGTKSYNAQAKQVPDEQKDFHYGILYADVFPVGTAGIPPTLLMDDMYHFLPDYLQKYYQEHCRGEEDVLIQLGITFQRSMYNVTSAVIQALRQALLYPLDDQNPKHLMKNRAFFEAQMDRFLRPEARLKDIQSQDYR; from the coding sequence ATGGTACAAACTCCAATTAAACAACCTACAGCTAAACTTCCTCCTTCTACCCATCAATTTGCTGATGTTATTCATCGTCTTGAAGCGGGTGGATCGATGTTACCCGATACGCCAGAAAACTTGATGCAGATTATTGGTATTTATAAAGCTTATGCAGTACCGATGGATTTTTATTGGCGCGACTTATTGTATATTGCTGAACGAGTCTTTTTAGAACCACTTCCCTTCTTTAAATATTTTCTGCCCAAAGAATATCTAGACTTGCACAATCACTATGCAGGTGATGATGCCGACTTGAGAATTTGGCGAGGAGAAGCAACCGCCCATCCAGAATTATTGGAATTTATGGAGAAGGGTAAAACCTTCAAAATGCCAAAACTTTTCCATCACTTATGGCACGATCGCATTAATATGGAATTTGCTGAAGCTTGTATGCGGGCAATGCTTTGGCATGGTAGAGATATGGGTTGGGGTAAGTTTGATGCTTATCTCGATACCGAAGAGTATAAAGCTAATGCAGACAGGGCAATCAAAGCTTATTTTAAATATAATCCTGCTATGTTGGGGTTATATAAACTTTTCCCCGATATGTTCCTCGAACAAGTCAGACAGCTATCTTACTATTCCAACCTAGGTTTATTCTGGGAAGTAATGGCACCAGTGTTCTTTGAAATGTCGGATATCTATGACGAAGGTGGTTTTAAAGGTGTTCCTGATGCCATGAATTTTCTAGTTAATGGCATTTTTGCGATCGCAGGTCGTCCAATTTATCATCATGTTTACATTCGGGGTGAATGCTACGAAATTATCCCCAAGTCTAAAGGTTTTACCTGGCTATATGAAGCTGCCTTACCCTACGTCGAGGCTGTCTTTTATCGTACCGCACCTTTCCGTGGCACAAAATCCTATAATGCCCAAGCTAAACAAGTTCCCGATGAACAAAAAGATTTTCACTACGGCATTTTATACGCTGATGTCTTTCCTGTAGGTACGGCAGGAATTCCTCCGACATTATTAATGGATGATATGTATCATTTTCTGCCAGATTATTTGCAGAAATACTATCAAGAACACTGTCGAGGTGAAGAAGATGTTTTGATTCAATTGGGAATTACTTTCCAGCGCTCAATGTATAACGTAACTTCAGCAGTAATTCAAGCTTTGCGTCAAGCTTTGTTGTATCCTTTAGACGATCAAAACCCTAAACATTTAATGAAAAATCGCGCCTTTTTTGAAGCCCAAATGGATCGTTTCTTGCGTCCTGAAGCTCGTTTAAAAGACATTCAATCCCAAGATTATCGCTAG
- a CDS encoding fasciclin domain-containing protein — protein MPDIVDIAVNTEGFSTLVTAVKAANLVDALKSPGPFTVFAPTDDAFAKLPPGTIQTLVQNIPQLARILTYHVVSGKLMKEDLAKINSVISLEGSPISIDCSDSFEVKNATVIAADIEADNGVIHVIDNVILIG, from the coding sequence ATGCCTGATATTGTTGATATTGCTGTTAATACAGAAGGATTTAGTACATTAGTAACTGCGGTTAAAGCTGCTAATTTAGTCGATGCTTTAAAAAGTCCTGGACCTTTTACAGTCTTTGCTCCTACTGATGATGCTTTTGCCAAACTACCCCCAGGAACAATTCAAACTTTGGTGCAAAACATTCCTCAGTTAGCAAGAATTTTAACTTATCATGTTGTTTCAGGTAAGTTAATGAAAGAAGATTTAGCTAAAATTAATTCGGTTATTTCTTTAGAGGGTTCACCAATTTCTATTGATTGTTCGGATAGTTTTGAAGTTAAAAATGCCACAGTAATCGCAGCAGATATTGAGGCAGATAATGGAGTTATTCATGTCATTGATAACGTTATTTTAATAGGTTAA